The Ictalurus punctatus breed USDA103 chromosome 17, Coco_2.0, whole genome shotgun sequence sequence CCAGCTCTGCGGCTGTAGAAATGATGTCACAGGCTatgatcaggtgtgtgtgtgtgtgtgtgtgtttgggttgctAGTCAGtgatttatcttttattttattttgacagctttttttgtgtttgttaatAAACTCCTGGGGTTatgttttgtgggtttttttcctcaGAGGAATGATGGACGAGGAAGGGAACCAGTTTGTGGCGTACTTCCTACCCAATGAGGATACGCTGCGCAAGCGTAAAAGAGACGTGGAGGAGGAATTGGACTACATGCCTGAGGAGCTGTACGacccctgacacacacacacacacacacacacacacacacacacacacacacacacagtgtccacCAAAAATGTTGTTCTTTTATACCCCAGCACtactgattggttagaaggcgTTGATTAATTTGCTATAGCAGCAGAGTAgcttcctcaataaataagctGTAATCGATGGCGAATTGcacggtataagaggaataaaacagtttctctctctgtctgtgtgcagaTACGACTATAAGATAGCGAGAGAGTACAACTGGAACGTGAagaacaaagccagcaaaggcTACGAGGAGAACTACTTCTTCATCTTCCGAGATGGAGACGGCGTCTACTACAACGAGCTCGAGACCAGGTTCGGTTTATCATAGTGTTATCGTAGATATTGTTACCTAAACATCATTTCCTGTATCGTCGCCCCTCCTGTTCTGAAATCATCACTTTCATCGCAAGATGAAATATTAATGCTAGGGATGAGCTTAGCATTAAACTCTGTATTATCTCGTACATGTGAGTGTTAtttaagcgtgtgtgtgtttggtcagGGTGCGTTTGAGTAAGAGGCGCGCGAAGGCCGGAGCTCAGTCCACCACCAACGCTGTTCTGGTCTGCAAACACAGAGATATGAACGAGAAAGAGCTGGAAGCACAGGTCTGTATTACAGTGGCGTCCTCTCTTAGtcacacatacatacgtacacGCGGTGTTTTTGTGGAACGATGGTGAGctaaatggggggaaaatgtgtgtgtgtgtgacctgcaGGAGGCTCGCAGAGCTCAGCTGGAGAACCACGAGccagaggatgaggaggaagacATGGACAAAGACACTCAGGATtctggtaacacacacacacacacacacacagagagcataaaggagatgatgataatgatgatccCGTTGGTTGTTGCCGTGTCGGTACGTCAACGTCTCCTCCCGCTTCGCTTTTACGTTCACGCTGTGTAAACGAATACCCGTCTCTTCCAACCAACGCAGGCGACGAGAAGGAGAAAGGCAGCGAGAGTGAGAACTCAGACAGCGGCTCCGACCGGGACGGCAACAACGAGGAAGAAGAGGACGAAgacgaggaggaagaagaggaggaggaggaagagaagaaggcGAGTGGCAGCGAGAGCGGGGAGGACCGGCAGGCGCGTGATGAGGAGGAGATCTTCGGCAGTGATGATGACAGTGAGGAAGAGGACGACGACGGCGGCAGAGGAGGAGCGCACAGGAGGAGAAGGAGCGAGGACGAGGACGCggaggaagagggaggaagGGCGAGCGGCAGCGCCTCGCCCGCCCACAGCAGCAGCGGCCAATCAGAGGGAGCGGGAGGGCAGAGCGGCAGCGAGAGGGGGTCAGACTCCAGCGACGGCAGCGACAGCGAATGAGACGAATGCTCCACCGGTCATGCTCTACTGTTTATACTCTGTGTCTCGCGCTCTAACCGCTCAATCCGCTTCGATTCAGCATTTCCACTCGATGTCCTTCTCAACCCCAAGGCTCGACGCTTTTCTGTCACAGCTGGAGCAGATGTTGATGCTAAAAACAGCTCTTACACTTTATATGTcctaacaaatataaatatacacatctGTTCATTGCTCCTCTTCCTCGTCAAACCTGTTTCACTATAGTATCACGAtgagctttttttatttttatttctgtctttattaTGATCCAAAATCCATGTTGAAATGtatgtacctttttttttttttcttggtttgTTTTAATAGCTGTAGAAAGTAAAGTTTTCTGTATAAACTGCTGTAAATAAAGAACAAccagttcatttgtttaaaaaaacaaacaaaactaaagtgatgaacttttatatatttcttatcaaagttaatatacactatacagccaaaagtatgtggacttGTTATAgaggtgtgggtttttttttttttttttacggtttctcagtaacacaaTAAGCTGTAGTTGGtgagaaaacattttattgttctttaaattcatttcaaacaaCCGGTGTGACGTTAGACTCAGTGTGATTTGTTCCTTCCTTAATATCAACATACCTGTGATGAAAGGATTGCAGGCTA is a genomic window containing:
- the paf1 gene encoding RNA polymerase II-associated factor 1 homolog translates to MAPTIQTQAQREDGHRSSSHRTVPERSGVVCRVKYCNSLPDIPFDPKFITYPFDQHRFVQYKATSLEKQHKHDLLTEPDLGVTIDLINPDTYRIDPNILLDPADEKLLEEEIQAPTSSKRSQQHAKVVPWMRKTEYISTEFNRYGVSNDKVEVKIGVSVKQQFTEEEIYKDRDSQIAAIEKTFEDAQKNITQHYSKPRVTPVEVLPVFPDFKMWINPCAQVIFDSDPAPKEFSSSAAVEMMSQAMIRGMMDEEGNQFVAYFLPNEDTLRKRKRDVEEELDYMPEELYDYKIAREYNWNVKNKASKGYEENYFFIFRDGDGVYYNELETRVRLSKRRAKAGAQSTTNAVLVCKHRDMNEKELEAQEARRAQLENHEPEDEEEDMDKDTQDSGDEKEKGSESENSDSGSDRDGNNEEEEDEDEEEEEEEEEEKKASGSESGEDRQARDEEEIFGSDDDSEEEDDDGGRGGAHRRRRSEDEDAEEEGGRASGSASPAHSSSGQSEGAGGQSGSERGSDSSDGSDSE